The following are from one region of the Litorilinea aerophila genome:
- a CDS encoding enolase C-terminal domain-like protein, with amino-acid sequence MAKPVTIEDVKVITTQPAGSRLVIVKVITSEPGLYGLGCATFTQRFHAVVTAIEKHLKPFLLGRDVSRIEEIYRMATVHSYWRNGPVLNNAISGVDQALWDIKGKMANMPVYDLLGGKCREAAAVYVHADGQTPQEVAENVQRFMEQGYRYIRVQMGGYGGKGAAMVKPEGAPEGAYYDPRAYMRNMVKMIEYVRNTVGEEVELLHDIHERLQPIDAVQFAKDVEPFKLFFLEDALAPEDIEWFARIREQCATPLAMGELFNNPREWQPLIAEKLIDFIRMHVSQMGGITPAREVALFARMYGVRTAWHGPGDTSPVGHAANLHLDLWAPNFGIQEWCRFPEHVYEIFPGLPQVRNGYMYPNDKPGLGIDIDEKLAAQYPCQDQVEFWTQTRWPDGSPARP; translated from the coding sequence ATGGCTAAGCCTGTCACAATTGAGGACGTCAAAGTCATCACGACCCAGCCTGCGGGCTCACGGCTGGTGATCGTCAAAGTCATCACCTCGGAGCCGGGCCTGTACGGCCTGGGCTGCGCCACCTTCACCCAGCGTTTCCACGCGGTGGTTACCGCCATCGAAAAGCACCTCAAGCCTTTCCTTCTGGGCCGAGATGTCTCCCGCATCGAGGAGATCTACCGCATGGCCACGGTGCACAGCTACTGGCGCAACGGGCCGGTGCTGAACAACGCCATCTCCGGCGTGGACCAGGCCCTGTGGGACATCAAAGGCAAGATGGCCAACATGCCGGTCTACGACCTGTTGGGCGGCAAGTGTCGGGAGGCAGCTGCGGTCTATGTCCACGCGGATGGCCAGACGCCCCAGGAAGTGGCCGAGAATGTCCAGCGCTTCATGGAGCAGGGGTACCGCTACATTCGAGTCCAGATGGGGGGGTATGGCGGCAAGGGCGCGGCCATGGTGAAGCCCGAGGGGGCTCCCGAAGGCGCCTACTACGATCCCCGGGCCTACATGCGCAACATGGTGAAGATGATCGAATACGTGCGCAACACGGTGGGTGAGGAAGTGGAGCTGCTCCACGACATCCACGAGCGGCTCCAGCCCATCGACGCGGTCCAGTTCGCCAAGGACGTGGAACCCTTCAAGCTCTTCTTCCTGGAGGACGCGCTGGCCCCCGAGGACATTGAGTGGTTTGCCCGCATCCGGGAGCAGTGTGCCACGCCCCTGGCTATGGGCGAGCTCTTCAACAATCCCCGGGAGTGGCAGCCCCTGATCGCGGAGAAGCTCATCGACTTCATCCGCATGCACGTCAGCCAGATGGGCGGCATCACCCCGGCCCGGGAAGTGGCCCTCTTCGCCCGCATGTACGGCGTACGCACCGCCTGGCACGGGCCGGGTGACACCTCGCCGGTGGGCCATGCGGCCAACCTGCATCTGGACCTGTGGGCGCCCAACTTCGGCATCCAGGAGTGGTGCCGCTTCCCCGAGCACGTCTATGAGATCTTCCCCGGCCTGCCCCAGGTGCGCAACGGGTACATGTACCCCAACGACAAACCCGGGCTGGGCATCGACATCGACGAAAAGCTGGCCGCCCAGTACCCGTGCCAGGATCAGGTGGAGTTCTGGACCCAAACCCGCTGGCCGGACGGCAGTCCCGCCCGGCCATGA
- a CDS encoding heavy metal translocating P-type ATPase, with translation MTTQSVKSSVAGAQVSAQSFSASQVFAVWKSNYELFLAAITLVALLIGWLGGSVTQVLPGWAVTMAAVVAFMAGGYSGLMGAIEEARQGRLDIDFLMITAALGAAAIGEWEEGALLLFLFTLSGALEEFAMDRTRKAIEALSDLRPEVAVVRRDGQELTLPVEELVVGDVVLVRPGERLPVDGVVIKGTTHIDQSPITGESVPVYKEPGDQVYAGTINGGGALEVEVTKPASESTLSKIIKLVAEARQDASPTQRFIDRFSQPYTYGVIIATLLAIVIPWLWVDEPFSDTLYRAMTLMVVASPCALIISTPASILSAIAAAARGGVLFKGGAYLEKAAHISIVAFDKTGTLTHGKPVVTNLHPLSGHSREDLLRLAGSAELLSEHHIGRAIVEMAQQEGIPLETPAEFHAVAGHGIQATFERGDHTETIFIGNDKLFMNEKMDFSPAIRVIGDALQKQGKTAMLVVRRSTVEDTLGSERDWEVVGYIAVADTVRPEARATVEALRKQGIQRIVMLTGDNRAVANNIAQEVGIEEVYSELLPEQKVEIVQQLVQEGKTAMVGDGVNDAPALATATLGIAMGAGGTDVALETADVVLMASDLSKLPFLLHLGRRAEQIVRQNVIFSVAVIVSLVLATIVLPIFIPGFYLPLPLGVVGHEGSTLVVVTNGLRMLAIRPQSL, from the coding sequence ATGACGACACAGTCAGTTAAGAGCAGCGTCGCCGGCGCCCAGGTCAGCGCCCAATCGTTCTCGGCCAGCCAGGTCTTCGCTGTCTGGAAGTCCAACTACGAGCTATTTCTGGCCGCCATCACCCTGGTGGCCCTGCTGATAGGCTGGCTGGGCGGCAGCGTGACCCAGGTGCTGCCGGGTTGGGCCGTCACCATGGCCGCGGTGGTTGCCTTCATGGCCGGCGGCTACTCCGGCCTGATGGGCGCCATCGAAGAAGCCAGACAGGGCCGACTGGATATCGACTTCCTGATGATCACCGCTGCCCTGGGTGCGGCGGCCATCGGCGAATGGGAGGAAGGGGCGCTCCTGCTCTTCCTCTTCACCCTCAGCGGCGCGCTGGAAGAGTTCGCCATGGACCGCACCCGCAAGGCCATCGAGGCCCTGAGCGACCTGCGGCCCGAGGTGGCCGTGGTGCGCCGGGATGGCCAGGAGCTGACCCTGCCGGTGGAAGAGCTCGTGGTAGGCGACGTGGTGTTGGTGCGCCCCGGCGAACGGCTCCCGGTGGACGGCGTGGTAATCAAGGGCACCACCCACATCGACCAGAGCCCCATCACCGGCGAAAGCGTCCCCGTCTACAAAGAGCCCGGCGACCAGGTCTACGCGGGGACCATCAACGGAGGCGGGGCCCTGGAGGTAGAGGTCACCAAGCCCGCGTCCGAGAGCACCCTGAGCAAGATCATCAAGCTGGTGGCAGAGGCCCGGCAGGACGCTTCGCCCACCCAACGGTTCATTGACCGCTTCAGCCAGCCCTACACCTACGGGGTGATCATCGCCACGCTGCTGGCCATCGTCATCCCCTGGCTCTGGGTGGACGAACCCTTCAGCGACACCCTCTACCGGGCCATGACCCTGATGGTGGTGGCCAGCCCCTGCGCCCTGATCATCAGCACGCCGGCCAGCATCTTGAGCGCCATCGCAGCCGCCGCGCGGGGCGGTGTGCTCTTCAAGGGAGGCGCCTATCTGGAGAAGGCCGCCCACATCTCCATCGTGGCCTTCGACAAGACGGGCACCCTCACCCACGGTAAGCCGGTGGTGACCAACCTCCACCCCCTGAGCGGCCACAGCCGGGAAGATCTGCTCCGGCTGGCGGGGAGCGCCGAGTTGCTCAGCGAACACCACATCGGCCGGGCCATCGTGGAAATGGCCCAGCAGGAAGGGATCCCCCTGGAGACGCCGGCCGAGTTCCATGCCGTGGCCGGCCACGGCATCCAGGCCACTTTCGAGCGGGGAGATCACACCGAGACCATCTTCATCGGCAATGATAAGCTTTTCATGAACGAAAAGATGGACTTCTCGCCGGCCATTCGGGTCATCGGCGACGCGCTGCAAAAGCAGGGCAAGACGGCCATGCTGGTGGTGCGCCGCAGCACGGTGGAGGATACCCTGGGCTCGGAGCGGGACTGGGAGGTGGTGGGCTACATCGCCGTGGCCGACACCGTCCGCCCAGAGGCCCGGGCCACGGTGGAAGCCTTACGAAAGCAGGGGATCCAACGGATCGTCATGCTCACGGGCGATAACCGGGCCGTGGCCAACAACATCGCCCAGGAGGTGGGCATCGAAGAGGTCTACAGCGAACTGCTGCCGGAACAGAAGGTGGAGATCGTCCAACAACTGGTGCAGGAGGGGAAGACGGCCATGGTGGGCGACGGGGTGAACGATGCACCGGCCCTGGCCACGGCCACCCTGGGCATCGCCATGGGCGCGGGGGGCACCGACGTGGCCCTGGAGACGGCGGACGTGGTCCTCATGGCCAGCGATCTGAGCAAGTTGCCCTTCCTGCTACACCTGGGGCGCCGGGCCGAACAGATCGTGCGCCAAAATGTGATTTTCTCCGTCGCCGTGATCGTGAGCCTGGTTCTGGCCACCATCGTCCTGCCCATCTTCATCCCCGGCTTCTACCTGCCCCTGCCCCTGGGCGTGGTGGGCCACGAAGGCAGCACCCTGGTGGTGGTCACCAACGGCCTGCGCATGCTGGCCATCCGCCCCCAATCCCTGTAG
- a CDS encoding Fur family transcriptional regulator: MTQANRFLNALKQAGYRITPQRRIICEYLAQTHSHPTPYQVYEELSREHPDISRATVYNTLNTLQELGVIVEIGFGAGHSHYETNPAPHINLICLRCHKIIDYEGPLPALGDEEWMARETGFQPVAAKVEVVGFCRECRERKKAEILAQWHSQRGTTDDSKQEGNHDDTVS, from the coding sequence ATGACCCAGGCCAACCGATTTCTAAATGCCCTCAAACAGGCAGGGTATCGCATCACGCCTCAACGGCGCATCATCTGCGAATACCTGGCCCAGACCCATTCCCACCCCACCCCCTACCAGGTCTACGAGGAACTCTCCCGAGAGCACCCGGACATCAGTCGGGCCACGGTCTACAACACCCTCAACACCCTCCAGGAATTGGGGGTCATTGTGGAGATCGGGTTCGGCGCCGGCCATTCCCACTACGAGACCAACCCGGCGCCCCACATCAACCTGATCTGCCTGCGCTGTCACAAGATCATAGACTACGAGGGGCCCCTGCCCGCCCTGGGCGATGAGGAGTGGATGGCGCGAGAGACCGGGTTCCAGCCCGTCGCCGCCAAGGTGGAGGTGGTCGGCTTCTGTCGGGAATGTCGGGAACGGAAAAAGGCTGAGATTCTGGCCCAGTGGCACAGTCAACGCGGCACAACAGATGACTCAAAGCAGGAGGGGAATCATGACGACACAGTCAGTTAA
- the coxB gene encoding cytochrome c oxidase subunit II, whose translation MPKSSTDKRHFIIVAALIAISTVVLDWLLRTVLPLPVQASLEAMTVDWLIGLHLLLISFLFSLVVVFMLYGLFVFRKRDGDEEDGEHFHGHTTLEIAWTVIPLLLVLVFGFIAMNALADITRSESDEVTVQVTGFQWAWRFDYPEGFSSQELVLPVNRRVRLEMTATDVIHSFWVPEFRVKQDLVPGMTTTLRFTPVEVGEYKVRCAELCGLSHWSMLAPVRVVEEAEYRQWLQEKTAGLDPALVQGESASTE comes from the coding sequence ATGCCCAAGTCCTCAACAGACAAGCGCCATTTCATCATCGTCGCCGCGCTGATTGCCATTTCGACCGTTGTGCTGGATTGGCTGCTGCGGACGGTGTTGCCCCTGCCCGTCCAGGCCAGCCTGGAGGCGATGACGGTGGACTGGCTGATCGGCCTCCACCTGCTTTTGATCTCCTTCCTCTTTTCCCTGGTCGTGGTCTTCATGCTCTACGGCCTCTTTGTGTTCCGCAAGCGGGATGGGGATGAAGAAGACGGTGAGCACTTTCATGGCCACACCACCCTGGAAATTGCCTGGACCGTCATACCGTTGCTGCTGGTGCTGGTTTTCGGCTTTATCGCCATGAATGCCCTGGCGGACATCACCCGCAGCGAATCGGATGAAGTGACGGTTCAGGTGACCGGTTTCCAGTGGGCCTGGCGTTTTGACTATCCGGAAGGCTTCAGCTCCCAGGAGCTGGTACTGCCGGTCAACCGGCGGGTGCGCCTGGAGATGACGGCGACCGACGTCATCCATTCCTTCTGGGTGCCGGAATTCCGGGTGAAGCAGGATCTGGTCCCGGGCATGACCACCACGCTACGCTTTACCCCGGTGGAGGTGGGCGAATACAAGGTGCGCTGTGCCGAGCTCTGCGGGCTGAGCCACTGGAGCATGTTGGCGCCGGTCCGTGTGGTCGAGGAAGCAGAGTACCGGCAGTGGCTGCAGGAGAAGACCGCGGGGCTGGATCCCGCCCTGGTGCAGGGTGAGTCGGCCTCGACAGAATAG
- a CDS encoding cytochrome c oxidase subunit I codes for MSLLSLGIVRGLIGQLVGTAGGMALTMLIRLMLGLPAWKEEPVWVVGLILGGIGFLIGVGAVSDWFKWMKGIETPLHHGPPADKPAWTRYFGVDYNHKVIGIQYAVTGLVMLIIGGSFAVIFRTELARSGLQFLTANQFNSFLGMHGWAALFGIFISIGGMANYLVPLMLGAEDMAFPRLNAFAYWLNVPAIVMLLGAVYFGWDAGWTVYPPLSTKGPVGFQFLFYAVFFLGMSSILGSLNLLVTIFRMRPPGMSLFRMPIFCWAIVATSLIQLTATQLIGMSFLMLSVERVLGMGFFDPAKGGTPILFQHLFWFYSHPAVYVWVLPGLGIISEILPVFSRKPLFGYRWIALSSVAIALVGFLVWGHHMFVSGYSDYLRVPFMISTMLVAVPTGVKFFSWLGTIWGGKISFPTPMLFVLGAISVFLIGGLSGPILATVPTDLHLHDSYFVVGHFHATIFGGFVFPFFAAIYYWYPKITGRMYDERLGKLHFWIMTPGFWLQSIGQMSVGVMGMRRRIADYDPALGIEPGHILITIAGFAIAFSILLMIYNLFHSADVGELAGANPWRSRSPEWQIPSPVPEHSYASPITVVGEPYDYGLAGSTYIRMAPASAGHD; via the coding sequence ATGTCGCTTCTGTCGTTAGGCATTGTGCGTGGCCTGATCGGCCAGCTGGTGGGCACCGCCGGTGGCATGGCCCTGACCATGCTCATCCGCCTGATGTTGGGCCTGCCCGCCTGGAAGGAAGAGCCGGTGTGGGTGGTGGGCCTGATCCTGGGCGGTATCGGCTTTCTGATCGGCGTCGGTGCTGTTAGCGACTGGTTCAAGTGGATGAAGGGGATCGAGACTCCTCTGCACCACGGCCCGCCGGCCGACAAGCCCGCCTGGACCCGCTATTTCGGCGTAGACTACAACCACAAGGTGATCGGCATCCAATATGCGGTGACGGGCCTGGTCATGCTCATCATCGGCGGTAGCTTTGCCGTGATCTTCCGCACGGAGCTGGCCCGTTCTGGCCTCCAGTTTTTGACGGCCAACCAGTTTAACTCCTTCCTGGGCATGCATGGCTGGGCCGCGCTCTTCGGCATCTTCATCAGCATCGGCGGCATGGCCAACTACCTGGTGCCCCTGATGCTGGGTGCGGAGGATATGGCCTTTCCCCGGCTGAACGCCTTCGCCTACTGGCTGAACGTGCCGGCCATCGTCATGCTGCTGGGCGCCGTTTACTTCGGCTGGGATGCGGGCTGGACGGTCTATCCGCCCTTGAGCACCAAGGGGCCGGTGGGCTTCCAGTTCCTCTTCTATGCCGTCTTCTTCCTGGGGATGTCGTCCATCCTGGGTTCGTTGAACCTGCTGGTGACCATCTTCCGCATGCGCCCGCCGGGCATGAGCCTCTTCCGCATGCCCATCTTCTGCTGGGCCATCGTGGCCACCAGCCTGATCCAGCTCACGGCCACCCAGCTGATCGGTATGTCCTTCCTCATGCTCTCGGTGGAGCGGGTGTTGGGTATGGGCTTCTTCGACCCGGCCAAGGGGGGGACGCCCATCCTCTTCCAGCATCTCTTCTGGTTTTACTCCCACCCGGCCGTGTACGTCTGGGTGTTGCCCGGCCTGGGCATCATCAGCGAGATCCTGCCGGTCTTTTCCCGCAAGCCCCTCTTCGGCTACCGCTGGATCGCGCTGTCCAGCGTGGCCATCGCCCTGGTGGGCTTCCTGGTCTGGGGGCACCACATGTTCGTCTCCGGCTATAGCGACTATCTGCGGGTGCCCTTCATGATCTCCACCATGCTGGTGGCCGTGCCCACGGGTGTGAAGTTCTTTAGCTGGCTGGGGACCATTTGGGGCGGCAAGATCTCCTTCCCCACGCCCATGCTCTTTGTCCTGGGGGCCATTTCGGTCTTCCTCATCGGCGGTTTGAGCGGCCCCATCCTGGCCACCGTGCCCACCGACCTGCACCTGCATGACAGCTACTTTGTGGTGGGCCACTTCCACGCCACCATTTTTGGCGGCTTCGTCTTCCCCTTCTTCGCGGCCATCTACTACTGGTATCCCAAGATCACGGGGCGCATGTACGATGAGCGGCTGGGCAAGCTCCACTTCTGGATCATGACCCCGGGCTTCTGGCTGCAGAGCATCGGCCAGATGTCGGTGGGCGTCATGGGCATGCGCCGTCGCATCGCCGACTATGATCCTGCCCTGGGCATTGAGCCTGGCCACATCCTCATCACCATTGCCGGCTTCGCCATTGCCTTCTCCATCCTGCTGATGATCTACAACCTGTTCCACAGCGCGGATGTGGGCGAGCTGGCCGGTGCCAACCCCTGGCGCTCCCGGTCGCCCGAGTGGCAGATCCCCTCGCCGGTGCCGGAGCACAGCTACGCCAGCCCCATCACAGTGGTGGGTGAGCCCTACGACTACGGCCTGGCCGGTTCGACTTACATCCGTATGGCGCCGGCCTCGGCAGGACATGACTGA
- a CDS encoding cytochrome c oxidase subunit 3, whose amino-acid sequence MSAIAETVENYTDQLRNNRLGLWMFFISEAFLFGGLLVTRFYLWGNTRPELDQTIGLIVTSVLLLSSFSMNLAETAMEHGDRKTFLRGLVATAVLGLIFLVGVLVFEWGLFPFLYEGHLKPWEDVYGAVVFAMTGMHALHVVSGIVFIAIVWNLGRKGHYSPERHWGVEACAIYWHYVDLVWIFFYPALYLIGTVAH is encoded by the coding sequence ATGAGTGCAATTGCTGAAACCGTTGAAAACTACACCGACCAGCTTCGCAACAATCGACTGGGCCTGTGGATGTTCTTCATCTCCGAGGCCTTCCTCTTCGGGGGGCTGCTGGTCACCCGCTTTTACCTGTGGGGAAACACCCGCCCCGAGCTGGATCAGACCATCGGTCTGATCGTCACCTCGGTGCTGCTGCTGAGCAGCTTTTCCATGAACCTGGCGGAGACGGCCATGGAACATGGTGACCGCAAGACCTTCCTGCGGGGTCTGGTGGCCACGGCCGTGCTCGGGCTCATCTTCCTGGTGGGCGTGCTGGTTTTTGAGTGGGGGCTCTTCCCGTTTCTGTACGAGGGGCATCTGAAGCCCTGGGAAGATGTCTATGGGGCGGTGGTCTTTGCCATGACGGGCATGCACGCCCTCCACGTGGTCAGCGGGATCGTCTTCATCGCCATCGTCTGGAATCTGGGCCGCAAGGGCCACTACTCGCCCGAGCGGCACTGGGGGGTGGAAGCCTGCGCCATTTACTGGCACTACGTGGACCTGGTCTGGATCTTTTTCTACCCGGCCCTATACCTCATCGGCACGGTGGCCCACTGA
- a CDS encoding cytochrome c oxidase assembly protein: MHPLVRALLSAWEWRPEVLIVLITLGTLYVTGWRRLRRQRPGSRLASVPRLAAYLGGLFALAVSLLSPIDRLGGQLFYMHMIQHLLSIMVAAPLLWLGMPFPVALWGLPAHLRRAVARFFVRDSRFRQGLRQATRPAIAWLAFITIYVGWHDANLYNLALERDWVHDLEHITFFGAALLYWWHVVGAGPRIHGRFPAWARIGYLIGTVPPNMLLGVIIAYSDSVIYTYYLSVPRIWGVTALQDQMIGGVIMWIPGSMMFIVAALIVLARALDGDEPQPDSRAGWDDEAHMVAPGLEHRVTQNRWRRLHASRTRTVDAP; this comes from the coding sequence ATGCATCCATTGGTTCGAGCGCTCCTGAGCGCATGGGAATGGCGCCCAGAGGTCCTGATCGTTCTGATCACCCTGGGCACCTTGTATGTGACGGGCTGGCGCAGGCTGCGCCGTCAGCGGCCGGGCTCCCGGCTGGCGTCGGTGCCCCGCCTGGCCGCCTACCTGGGAGGGCTGTTCGCCCTGGCCGTTTCCCTGCTCTCGCCCATCGACCGCCTGGGTGGACAGCTTTTCTACATGCACATGATCCAGCATCTGCTGTCCATCATGGTGGCCGCGCCCCTGCTGTGGCTGGGCATGCCCTTCCCGGTGGCCCTGTGGGGCCTGCCGGCCCATTTGCGGCGCGCCGTTGCCCGTTTCTTCGTGCGGGACTCTCGCTTTCGGCAGGGGTTGCGGCAGGCCACCCGGCCAGCCATTGCCTGGCTGGCCTTCATTACCATCTACGTGGGCTGGCACGACGCCAATCTCTACAACCTGGCCCTGGAGCGGGATTGGGTACACGACCTGGAGCATATCACCTTTTTCGGCGCGGCTCTTCTCTACTGGTGGCATGTGGTAGGGGCAGGGCCCCGCATCCACGGCCGCTTCCCCGCCTGGGCCCGCATCGGTTACCTGATCGGGACCGTGCCGCCCAACATGCTGTTGGGGGTCATCATCGCCTACAGCGACTCGGTGATCTACACCTACTATCTCTCCGTACCCCGGATCTGGGGCGTCACCGCGCTGCAGGATCAGATGATCGGCGGGGTGATCATGTGGATCCCGGGGAGTATGATGTTCATCGTCGCGGCCCTCATCGTCCTGGCCCGGGCCCTGGACGGTGATGAGCCCCAACCCGACTCTCGGGCGGGCTGGGACGACGAAGCCCACATGGTGGCGCCGGGGCTGGAGCATCGGGTGACCCAGAACCGGTGGCGCCGGCTGCATGCCTCCCGGACTCGCACGGTTGATGCCCCATGA
- a CDS encoding SURF1 family protein, translated as MLKLFNRRWWWTTLLVIAGVAVLIRLGFWQLDRLEQRRAFNAMVAERWKQEPYDLAHNPLPADLQELEYRRVEVEGEFDYERQLVLVSQTRSDGAPGVILVTPLVFEDGRAVLVARGWIPSDLAAPENWPQFQEPPGQPVIGLIQESQMLPNGEAPPIPDSPQTEWFRINIDAIQPQMPYQLLPVFILQLPEEGRPYDALPYREEPLRLDEGSHLSYAIQWFTFAAILAFGYLQFIQHQERREQMLQAQAVAAEEATAVEGEAPSGTLPSGVDTQAGGLPRREGHA; from the coding sequence GTGTTGAAGCTGTTCAATCGTCGTTGGTGGTGGACCACGCTATTGGTAATTGCCGGCGTGGCCGTTCTGATTCGCCTGGGCTTCTGGCAGCTGGATCGCCTGGAGCAGCGCCGGGCCTTCAACGCCATGGTGGCCGAGCGGTGGAAGCAGGAACCCTACGACCTGGCCCATAATCCGCTGCCGGCGGACCTGCAGGAGCTGGAATATCGGCGGGTGGAGGTCGAGGGGGAGTTCGACTACGAGCGGCAGCTCGTCCTTGTTAGCCAGACCCGCTCCGACGGTGCGCCCGGGGTGATCCTGGTGACGCCCCTGGTCTTTGAGGATGGCCGGGCGGTGTTGGTGGCCCGGGGATGGATTCCCTCTGATCTGGCCGCCCCTGAGAACTGGCCCCAGTTCCAGGAGCCGCCTGGCCAGCCGGTGATCGGCCTGATCCAGGAGTCCCAGATGCTGCCCAACGGCGAGGCGCCGCCAATTCCGGATTCCCCCCAGACGGAGTGGTTCCGGATCAACATCGACGCGATCCAGCCTCAGATGCCCTACCAGCTGCTGCCCGTGTTCATCCTGCAGCTGCCCGAGGAAGGTCGCCCCTACGACGCGCTGCCCTACCGGGAGGAGCCGCTGCGGCTGGATGAAGGTTCGCACCTGAGCTACGCCATCCAATGGTTCACCTTTGCCGCCATCCTGGCCTTTGGCTATCTCCAGTTTATCCAGCATCAGGAGCGGCGGGAGCAGATGCTCCAGGCTCAGGCGGTTGCGGCAGAAGAAGCGACCGCGGTGGAAGGAGAGGCACCCTCTGGCACCCTACCTTCCGGTGTGGATACGCAGGCCGGGGGGCTGCCGCGCCGGGAAGGCCACGCCTGA
- a CDS encoding heme o synthase: MQLQSTIAESMHKVEQPTSEAGMGREQALLRLAVSDYLTLTKPRIIALLLVTTFVPMFLAGNEPPSLALVFWTLLGGFLAAGGANTINQYVDRDIDYVMVRTRRRPLPSGRLTPQQVLAFGIALSLLSVLQLWWTVNPLTALLALAGILYYVIFYTGILKRTSTQNIVIGGGAGAIPPLVGWAAVANELSLLPIFLFMIVFYWTPPHFWALALMRRKEYRAAGVPMLPVLVGERPTHLQILLYSVLLLLISLAPVFLGMFGPVYLVCALILNGLFLWDAVAIWRVPSNGHVWRLYKYSLLYLALLFLAMGIDHLFYTMPAAALSPSFRLPF; this comes from the coding sequence ATGCAACTGCAAAGTACCATCGCCGAATCGATGCATAAGGTAGAGCAGCCCACTTCCGAGGCGGGCATGGGGCGCGAGCAGGCCTTGCTGCGTCTGGCCGTCAGCGACTATCTGACCCTGACCAAGCCGCGCATCATTGCCCTCCTGCTGGTGACGACCTTCGTGCCCATGTTCCTGGCCGGCAACGAGCCACCCAGCCTGGCGCTGGTCTTCTGGACCTTGCTGGGCGGCTTTCTGGCCGCCGGCGGCGCGAATACCATCAACCAATATGTGGATCGGGACATCGACTACGTGATGGTGCGCACCCGGCGTCGGCCCCTGCCCTCCGGCCGGCTGACGCCCCAACAGGTGCTGGCCTTCGGCATCGCCCTCAGCCTCCTCAGTGTGCTCCAGTTATGGTGGACGGTCAACCCCCTCACGGCCCTGTTGGCGCTGGCCGGCATTCTCTACTATGTGATTTTCTACACGGGCATTCTGAAGCGTACCAGCACCCAGAACATCGTCATCGGTGGCGGGGCGGGCGCCATTCCGCCTCTGGTGGGCTGGGCTGCCGTGGCCAACGAGCTTTCCCTGCTGCCCATCTTTCTTTTCATGATCGTCTTCTATTGGACGCCGCCCCATTTCTGGGCGTTGGCCCTGATGCGCCGCAAGGAATACCGGGCCGCGGGCGTGCCCATGCTGCCGGTCCTGGTGGGGGAACGCCCCACCCACCTGCAGATTCTCCTCTACAGCGTGTTGCTCCTTTTGATCTCCCTGGCGCCCGTCTTCCTGGGGATGTTCGGGCCTGTCTATCTGGTCTGCGCCCTGATCTTAAACGGCCTCTTCCTGTGGGACGCGGTGGCCATCTGGCGTGTCCCCTCCAATGGCCACGTCTGGAGGCTGTACAAATACAGCCTCCTCTACCTGGCCCTCCTCTTCCTGGCCATGGGGATCGACCACCTCTTCTACACCATGCCAGCCGCCGCGCTGTCGCCCAGTTTTCGTCTGCCCTTCTGA